The Lycium barbarum isolate Lr01 chromosome 4, ASM1917538v2, whole genome shotgun sequence nucleotide sequence ATAATCAAGAATCCCTACTTTAAAGAGGAAAAGGACAATTACAGAGTCGTCTATAGATATCTATCTACCTATCTATCTGAAAAATGCAACTGAAATGATCAAGTACAAGATGAATAACTGCAATATTGCACTGGTCATGGTAAAGGAACACTTTCAAGGTTTCCTCTCAATCTAGTTTTATATTCTAAAGgcattaaaaatattattttctaaaatgaattaattaatttaattacaaAATTTGGTTGACTTTGGCACTCAAGAATTGGAATAGCACGGATTCGGATTGAAAAAGTAAGATAAGATTCCTGACAATTGCTAAACCAACCATAATTCACCCGGAAAAAGTGGGAGTCGACTACATTACTATGACCTAAAAGATAGAAATTTACCATTTTCATCCAAGGCGATGAGTAATGTCAAATCATCACTAGGATTAGCTTGACCCACATGCTGATAAAGCGGACCGACAGGGATGATTGATCCACCACGCAAATATAGTGCAGGTAAATCCTAAAAATTTGAAAGAAATAAGAACAAAGATAATCAAAAGCAAATTAAAAAAGTGATAATGTGAGTGCTAAATCCAGTTCCCAAGTATAAATACCGGATGTgaatcatcaaaatcaaaactcaACCAAATGCCTCTTGGTAGTTTGTGATGAACTGTACCCAATTCCTCATCACGCTGAGTGCTGCTCAAGTACAACATGAGTTAGTATATGCATGCACATGACAGATCAAACCATCCACACTGATCCAGAAATAAGAAAATAAACAGTCAAATGAAGTAAATATGGATTAGGTTAGGCTAAATGAACCAACTTTCTCCATCTAAAGTCTCAATTCTCAACTGCATCATAAAGAATCATTAGTCAGAAATATCTCCTTCACACTTCTAGATCAGTCATCTCTATGCACGCCAATTGCCTAGTGAATATGCAGGTGCTTGAAGAAGGTCATTTGGGAAGTGAAATATGAAGATTACTCCATTTGATCATTGGATGATAAGCAAATCTTTGAAAGCAATGTTCACAAAATATCAACAGACCGTGCTGCTTAGACAAGGATCTTGTGGCCATATTGTATGGAGATCATTGTATAGTCAAGGTGGTGTAAGGTACCTAGCAGTCTAATTTTGAGACAAAATCCAACCAGAAGCACGAAAGAAAGAGGTTTTGCATGATAACATTGTTATTGTCTCTAAAACCTGACACCAAAAACTTGgcaaatcataaaagaaataatctGTTAGGGTTACGGTTATTAGAGCAAAAAGAAGACCACAATAGCCTGCATTATTATCGGATGTCTCTGAAGGGACACAATAGCCTGTATTAAGACAACATAGCCGAATATGTAATATCCTAACTGTTTTCTAACCATAATATAAGCCTTCTTTTTTCTCTCTTctgactgtttttttttttttttttttttttgataaggctCTTCTGAGTAGTATTTACGTAGCCACTTACTGGAACAAGCAAAACATAGTGGTTTGCCCTTAATCTATATGCTTAATCTTTTCTCATCTCATGGAAACAACAGTTCTCAATGAAGTTGACTGATAGTTTGAGGAATCTTAGCAATGGGTATATTATAGAACGCAAACCAAGGAAACCACCTACGCAGAGTTCAACAATCACCTACTATTGCATCTGCGAAGAAAAAGAAGTAAACCTTGCATATATGAGAATTGGTCCCAGCAAAAATGAGTTCTCATATTTCCTTAACTCAGGGTCTTTTGGATCTGCAAGAGTAAGCCACATATTACTACAAAATTGATGTTATTCAATTTAACGGTAATAGATTAGATACTACCGATCGGAAAAGGAATCATAAAGAAACAAATGATCCAAAAGAAACCAAATCCTAAATTAGAAATGTCTAATTTGTTATTCTCGGATTAAGTAACTTGCACAAAGTCCAGAACCATAGACCAACTTTCTTTTTTTGGGGCTTTACAGAAAGTAACCGAGAAATTCCTAAACTAATGCCAGCTCAACATTTGAAAATTCCATTCAAATGATTAACGGCAAAACTCCATAAATCCTGTGAAATTTGACTATCTTGTCCAATATCAGCTATGCTTTCATGAATGTACATTGTGGAGCTAAATAAATTTTGAGTTATGAGAAATTTACCAGCAAAAAAGATAGGAGCAGCAACCGGAGTACCCCTCGTGTGTGCCAAGTAAAAGAGCGTGTAAATGTGTGGTAAAAGACGGTAGCGACGCTCCAATGCCAAGCGACAAACTTCCTCGCACTGTTAACATGTAAGGTCCCAATTCAATTCAGAAGTCTTATATACAGACAAGACATAAAAATAGTACACTATTATTCTAATTAGGTACTTGAAGACGCTTAAAGAAACTAGATTAATCTAGTGTGCACAATTTAGCTATATCCAAGTACATCCAACAactacaacatacccagtgtaatctcccaagtggggtctagggagggtaggatgtacgtgGACGTTCCTCTACCTTTGTGGGCTGGAGAGACCACAAAGAGCATGTCAACAGGAAAGAGTGCTATTAGCACAACAATGCCAATCATCAACCCAGACTTTAGGAAATGAGGTAACGGGAAACTAAAGTATATGGGGAGCAGAGGGTATATCCACAATCAATTATGTGTCCTCTTTCTTCTTTTGTTTAAGATACCATTCAACTAGACGAAGCAACGTAACTCTTGAACAACACCATCTGGAAAGCAATATTTAACTATTCAAACGTACATACAGTTATAAATGCCACTTTTCTCCAAGAACCAACATACTGAGCTTGAATCAGAACTGTAAGAACTCATGCAAATAAAATGGCTATTTTACCCTTGTTATAGAAAGTATCAACATTTATATATTGTATATCAAATCAGTTAGGGTGATTTTACGGATTTGTATCTCCAGAGTGAATAACAGGGATTTGTACCTCTAGAGTGAGTTATTTGTATATTTAATTACTTAGAGAAGTTCTATAAAACAATTTCCTATAGATATGTGAGAAGAATTGTAATCATCCATGCAATCAAATGCGAAGTGGAATCACGTTGTTATCTAGGGCATACGTGTGAACTACTATTGTATCATTGTCATGAGACTGGTCTTATAAAATCTACATGTTTGAAGCTTCAGAATAAGGATCAAGAGTATCTGAGACAGTTATTGCTTAAAGGACTCAGTTAACCATTGAAAATACAACAGGTATTTAAAGAGTCACACGCTTGAGGAAATGAATGAGCATAACTTGAAAAATCAAACTCCCATAAGGGACCACGTTACCCTCTGAAACATATGCAAAACTTTTATATTTGACATAATCAGATGGGATCTTTCAGACCAAACCACAGGATATGACATGGTTAAATTAGTCATTTGACTAAACAAAACTTGCAAAATTGCTGACTACAATAGAAAAGAGTAAACCTCTTCCCCAAATGACCAAGGCTCGTGATCATTTGTGTCAGCCTCCGAATGTGCACGACAAAAGGGAAATAGGGAACCAACACCCATCCACCTCCCAAACATCCGAGGAGTTGCATTTCCAGCAAAGCCACCTATATCTGGTCCTGTAAGTGGTTGACCACTGAGCCCCTGAATATGAAGTTGCCTCATCAGACGAGTGCAATGCAACAACCCATTACAATGTGAAATCAAACTGATACATTTGTTTCCACACCTGTTACTTATAAAGGAAACATACATAACACATATGTACAACTTAATTACGACGCGGGGTGAACCTATATAGATCAGACATTTCTTGTaagaagattttttttattttttttttgttggacaAGGTAATAGACTGTGTGTATTAAATCATCAGCACAGAAGAGTTGGAAACCAAAATTTACATCCAAAAGAGTGAAAACCAGAAGACAAACACTAAATCCTATCTCATCTTACAAGGATCCTAGGATGTCTACAATAGAAACTGGGTCATCTGTATACCCTGAACTGCACCAATAACAAAAACTTAGAATGCAGTTCATTTTTATCCTTTGCAAAGAACTACTATTGCCTTCAAAGCACCTAGAGTATCTCTCTTTCCAAATAGTCCACCATATTACTGCTGGACCATTTTCCATCTGTCTCTGTTAGTGCTACCAACACCCTCAGGATTCCAGCTTGCTAAATTATACATTCTACAGAGTTTCTGGAACCTGAGGGTATTGGTTATCCATAAGGACTTGTAAAAGAAATGGGTAACCAACGTTTGACTTTCTAATTTGGCTAATCATGAATGCACCTCACAAGTTGCACAGACAACTACATCTATGAGCTGCTAGAACAAAACTTCCAAAAGTTTTCAGTTGCCTATTagaaataaaataatttaaaagggAAAAGCCTGCATCTGACATAAACTTAGAGACATAGGTGATTATACTTAGCTACTAACCAGTTGAAGAACCATCGGGATACTCATCTGCAAGTGCTCCCATGTAGAAAGGTTATCCCCTGTCCATGTAGCAGCATACCTCTGGCTACCCACAAACCCAGCCCGTGTGAGAACAAAAGGGCGTTTATTTCCATTAGCTAGCTTCATTCCTTCATAGGTTGATCTTGCCATGAGCATGCCATAAACCTGAAAAGGAAGACAAGTCAATTTATAAGCATATGACATTATTAAGGAAAAGGGGCAGGGGTATCCATAAGCAAGCACACCAGTTGAGATCTCTCTCAGAACTTTTATAATGTTTTCACATCCAAACTTATAGAAAGCTACAACAGGATAAGTAGGCATACATTGTGATAGTACGAATGATTCTGGGAACCTCCAAATTCAGCATCTCCCCTGTGAATATTGCTCTCCGGCATCGTCTTCGTTACTGTCTGCAACAGAAAAGACTCAGATGAAAAAGAGCAGTGCAACATTATAAGTTTTCTGAAGTTCTATAGTCCACCTTAAAAATAGCCGGTTCATTCATGTCATTCCATATACCATCCACACCATTGGAAATGAAATCTTTAACTAGGTTAGCCCACCATGATCGGGCTTTCGATTGAGTGAAATCCGGAAACACACAAGGCCCAGGCCACACGTCACCTAAAGATGGAGATAAAAATATGACAAATCTGAAAATGTATACAAACTATAATAAAGGTATAAACTGCAGGATAAACAAATACCAATATAAGGCCTGCCATCTGCTGTTTGAACCCATACATCTGCTTCAGAACCACTATCATAAACAAAGTATCCCTTTTCAGACTTAATCCCAGGATCAAGCATCCAGATTGCTTTGAAACCTGATTGATGAAGTTCTTCCACAAGGGACTTTGGATCTGGAAAACGCTCCTGACAACATGTCCATAAATTTTTATAGGATGTGTCAACTTTGACATAGGTAAACAGGAAACAATCACCTTAGTTATCATAACTAGATAAAAATGATAAGGAGGTGACAAAAGCTAATGCCAATGAAGCACAATCTGTTTAAGATCAGATACAAAAGCAAACATTTCCAAACATCAAACACTGTCTAAAAATATTTTTGATAAGGACACTATAAAATTCATAAAGTATGTATAATTTTGAATATTAATGTTGCAAAAAGAAGTGCAAAgaatgaagaaggggagagaAGCATCCAACTGTAAACTTCCCGAATAAATTAAATAATCAAAAATGTTATACTTTCCAGTGGAGATGAAATTTTTGATAATTGTCTGATAAATAGATCATTGACTTGGACTAACTGGCTGTAGAATCAACGATATCAGGATAAAATAGAAAGCTCGTGCCTTTTCAAAAGTAAAACATCGAAAACCGTTCATATAGTCTATGTCTATCCATATGACATCACAAGGAATCTTCTTCTCCCGAAACGTCCTTGCAATCTGCATGAAGTAACAACACACAATGAAATATAAGATTAGAAGGCCAGATGCATACCTATCAGACCTACTAAAATAAGGGCAAAAAGCAAATTTTTTGTAAGTGGAGGACAAGAACAGACAAATGAAACCAAGCTTTGAAATAAGGACAAAATTAAAGCTTGTATGGGGTCCCTAGCTTAGTAATAATCAAATCTTAGATTCTCCCCTAtgccccccaccccaccccacccccaaccccaGTACACAGACAAAAAAATCAAACCACATTAATGGAGGGAAAATGAAGAGGATAAGAAAATTAGCAATCGGTGGCAAAGGAAGagagacaaaagaaagaaaagaagaaggtaAAGTGTATCAAGGTAGCCAGAGCAAAGTGAGAAAGTAAATAAAAATGCAAAACAAGCACCATGAGGAGAGTAAAAGACTATTTCACATAAAGAAATGACCATACCTCTCGAACACGAGCATCAGGCACATAGCTCCATCGGCATTGGTGATAACCCAAGGACCACTTTGGAGGCATAAACACAGTTCCTGAGTTCAAATTACTGTAACTGTTTACTTCAACAAAGTACAAAAAATAGGAAAGTGAAAATTCTGTGCTGGATGGGAGGAGGAATAGAACAAGGATTTTCAAATTAGAAGAGTCTTTATTTTGAGCTTAATTATCCACAAGAATGAAGCAATAGTCTTAAAAGAACTTCTCATGACATGAGATGCACCAAAAACCATTTAAAAAAATGCAGTGAGTTATTATCTAAAAAAAATGAGACATCCTGAGGTGGTATGGAGAAAGCAGCAACAGAATGAAAATATAAGTTTACTAAAATCACATTACATAAGATGCATCAGAAACCATGTGAACAACTCTGTCAAACAGAATTCAATTGCTTTATAATTATCTTAGACTGAGACCTGCAAGTTGGACTTTCTATACTTATTTATGAAGTCCAAATGAAAGTCATAAGAGCCAAAGTGAAAGATACCTCTCCTGGCCACTACTTTCTATTCAGAAATAAAAAATCATTTTAAAGAGGATCTTGCATATCACTAACAAAACGAAGCATAATAGTGCAGAAACTTACCGATTGCATGAGAGAGAGACACGAGAACATCAGTTGGTGAAGGAAATGGGCCAAATGTAATAACAGAATAGGATTGTCGACTGATAAATTTTATACTGGATTCTTGTCGCAAGTCAATCTGCTCAAATGACAACAATCATTCAGTGACACATCAATTGTAGCTTAGTAAAGATTATGTGAGTAGatacaaatacatacatacacagaAAGACAGACACAAAACAAATGTAAGTGCTTGAATGGGTGTAGGAAGTAGAGTAGCTATACCTCACAGCGATTTTGTGTATCTGCCAGAACTCCAAGTGTCTCTCCACCGGGAAGAACAGCAAGCACCCATGGGTGTGATTGATACAAGGAGGTCGTTCCAGGACCATAACCCCATGCATCAGTATTCCATGTCAAAATCTGAAAATAACAAAATTAAATTTGCAGGTGTTTTAACTCCACGGTCTTTCAACTCTGTTAACCACTTTCATCTTGTGATTTTCTCTTGGAAGGTCAACTTTCTTGGGATTCATAGGTCTTTCTTCTTCTTATATTCTGGTCTTCATAGGTCTTTCTTATTATGCTTTATTCCCATCAGTAAAGGGACCAAAACCATATATTTGGTTCTTTAATTTGGCAAAGCACTAaatgatcacaaataaatccacttATTTGATTTATGTTTTATCAACCGTCCCAAAATAAACAATACTGACCAGTTATTAGCAAGCTGTCCACTGCTGATTGTTCACAGCATACGCTCTTTCCAGAAGTTCATTTAATTATGTGTTATAGACTGCAGAGCTTTAACTTCTTTTCGAATTAATTCAAGGACTGTGTTAAAAACGAGTGAAGATCTTCCAAGATGTGAAGTATGTATGGTCTTCCGTTACATATGATCCGACAGTCTTGGTCAAAATACAACTTTCTACACCATAGTCCCTAATGTACATAACAACTCCCTCTGTGTGAGCTTGCTCACATTGCCCTTGTCAAATCCAGATAAAGGAGGACTGTGCTAGCTGCTAGCAGCCAATGTATACTAGCCAATTCACAACGAATCCTCTCAATCATGGTcaatgaggattcatatagcagACCTCAACTTGTTAGGTACTGATGCCtagttgttgctgttgttgtataGTCCCTAATGTACATGTTAAGGAGCAAAGCTACTCTTAGCTTCCGCAGTGAAAGGCTAAAGATTCAAAAAAACAGTTTTTTATTGATATGTCGTGAGATCAGACTGGCAGTATCATCTAAGTTTCATCTTGGAAGTAGTTTTTGACTGGTCTTTATGTTTAGGATAGTTTGTTCTCTATAAGCATAATTTCTTGTAAatccttattttattttttttgattaagcaccgggtgtccgagtctcttagagccccgactaatcccgggggtgcacataAATCCTTATTTTCATAGCCTATATATAATTCATAAAATATGGAGGAAAGAGAATTAGATAAAGTAGAAGTGCATATAGAGTATAACTTGTTCAACAAAATTGTATTGGAACTCACCCTTTTCCCTGTTCTCTCGAGCTGACCACTAACCTCCCCAGTTCCATAGAATGAGGTACCTGGTGGAAGCTTAATTGAAGTTGAAATAATCTTCATCAGTGACATAGTCAAAACTTTATAATTATTAACATAAAGAGGAGGTGCAGTGAACCACCAGGGTCTGAAAGTGTTACCTCAATTTTAACAATTTGTTGTCCCATGACACATTCAAAAGTAGGAATATATGAAGGAACTTTATGGATAGACATTATTGGTGTCTCCCTAACTTTTGGATCAACAAAGGAAAAACTCGGAAATGCTGCATTTCTATCATCTGCAGAGCAATCAAAACGAACGACTCCGTCCTCCAAAATAGGTTCGAAAATCATGTTCCCGGTTCTGGCATCTGAAGTTGCAGTGCTACCGTCAATTCCAGCCATCTTCGACACAACAAAACTTGCACCAGTAGACCTCTTATTAACGCTCTTCCCTCTGCATGCGAAATAGTAGAATCACACATTTATCACAAAACATGTCTTTCATAGATGATCATGCAATAATTCTCGTAGGAAAACATATTTATCAAGCAAAATTTCAATCCAGTCAACTCAAGAACTAAATTTGATTACTGGAGTAAAAATAATATCTATCCAATCATCAGACTCAACAACTCAATTGAAACACTGGAACcaatgaaattcaagaaaattgtaCCACTAAAGTACACAACTTTCTAAGAAATGCAATCCAAAGATTTCAATAGCAATTCaatcaagaaaaaattcaagTATCACTATACAAACACTTCAAAACCAACCCTGATCAAAATTTAACCAAAATGGATCAAAAAAGATTTAAACTTTAGAGCAAAATTAACCTGATCAAACAATGAAAGCAAGCTGTACTTGCAGAACTAAGCAGGCTAATACAATGCAAGAACTTCGGTTTCTTCAATGACCCATTTGAAACCCTAACATTGTCAAAGCAAGTAGTAGTGGAGTGACCAAAAATGTGACACTTTGGtgatataataatgctatttggAAATTGTACTTTGTCCATATATGGGTTCCTGAAACAAAACCTCAATAAATTAAGGACAAAACAAAAAAGTTGCAGAAAAAAAGTAAGTATAATAATACTAGTAGAAAAATATACTCCGTACTATGTCAGTATGAGTTAGCCATATCTAGAGGACACTGGTGAAAAAGATCAGAAATAATGTGTGACTTGTTGACAGAATATGATGTTCATAAAAACAGAACATAGTCCAATTATTGAGTTTGAGAAAGTGGAAAGATGTGAGTACATTTTTGGACACGTGGTGCCAGTTTTTTGTCCATTTGTGAAGGCACTTTTTCAGCCATCGGTAAAATACGTCCATTCTACTAGTAACTTTTAGCCCATCGAGTGAAGTTCTAGTCCTCATActaatttcggatttttttttcccATCCGGTATTTAGATcctgtttggacatgatttgaaatcatgatttggatatgcaatttggatattttaaggaatattttctcttatagatataaaaacctcacaagttgcgaaaactatcaaaacattctcaattcttatacaatctttgtcatgccccgaaccatggcctgggcgtaacacggcactcggtgtctgactgcatgtgaccgagcgaaccacatggcttgctgaaccatcatGAGGCATATATGAGcgaaaatataacgtgaagtgcatgatgagcttttataaaatatagtaagtcataatattaaacataaatacttgattaagtcatgaatgcgggtgagccaaaccggctaaccaactctggaagtctaacatgacacttgtcttgtctatgaaacctctaacatgggtctgaaaaacacgtaacatacttgctgggacaaggcccccagcatacctttagatgcaaaactaaataaagaaagataatgcctaaaccccgaatgagatggggctcaccaataagctggtacgtgcagatcctaatgagcagaggcgtcgtcctgtaaattcgcacctgcatcgtgaaatgcaggcccccgggcaataaaaaggggacgtcagcacattgaatgtactggtatgtaaagcaactgaaagaaacaacatgggacatggaataacatgataagaactgaaactgaaaacccggacatgaacatgagcatgaatacatatatatatataacataagtaaaacatgataagtagggagaacatttcataaaccgacacatgatatcaccacgtggatacgtggagtctggtacctcgccgggcCAGCAGaacccctataccttgccagggtataaggtggtaacgtgcctgatggatccattcagtgtaaaattaaggtatcgtcctaactgggcggagcgatccttgtcctatggtggctacatagtttcaggctatctgagccttctcgataattcgtgcaactcccaaaaacatgaacataatatagttggctaagaagcccataattttcgtgaattaacttgtacttgtcttgtaatcatgatttcacgaaataacttgtagaCATGGTTTCattaaataacttgtaaatatggtttcatgaaataacttgtatttagtatgtatgtatcttgtatcatagcatgaaagtaattatataatatagttgcatgaaaacttgtagacatgtaggatattcatgaaacaatcattcttagtcaaaaacatgcatgcaagaacccatggaatacaaggtatgggttttcatagattacggacggattctcaataatcataaagaaatattaagaactcaatgatggaattataacaattcatacataatataatcatggacatggacctagggttatcatgagcatggtatagaaaccttagtttttagtagagaatcataattttatggattatgaggcgtggggaagaacaatgacgttcccacacgtagatagtaactctacatacctggtaatgcgccaaacttgaattaaagatttgaacttgaagaagatttccaaaatcttggttcttgaaccttgagatgggttttcttgaaaaccctagtttatgaacaatgatttattgcttagattacaaggatatattttagaattgacttggaatgattagaataggcttaccttaatgttcctgatgatgggagagaatagaaggtcgttctagggcttgggggtgtgaagaatgaagtgaaaaagccttagaacgaagttttaaaattactttcggacccattttacgccccattttacgtcccgtataatttgtacggaccgtatatcataccgtaaaaccattccgGTGATTTGGactttctggaccaattttacgactggaatatacggcccatataatttttacggtctgtatgttccaccgtataattttGACGGTttgtatgtttccaccgtaaatcgacagaacactgtttagtaaaacaggcataactttttgtacatagctctgttcaagacccataatataccgttggaaatctatttcaaggggctacaactttcatcaagaaagttttcccaaattccaaattaataatggggttatggtcatTGAAAGTAAGAatttctataaactcacttgcaaacatgccccgtagagtggctttcaactttgctttgcccaaagactcttctcatgtcttgattgggtttcaaacaccatttatacactactcaaattgggttcattatacccccgtcttatgagacaaatcttagcccgaatgcacgaggtgttacaatcttatcaaatgagcaagtcatagttcataacaaaattaatacgctaattcataacaaccggctcaaaattaatacaagaagacctttctaaaaatacaacatcaattgatcaaatttttgttcaataaatgaaattaaactatgggtctttttttacaaaattaaaaggttggtagatataaataaaatttggtggaagttaatgagattggtaaatgattgatgggggtaattgttaaaaatatctaccaacttatgggtctttttttacaaaatataaacgtatgggttaaattttatattttaaaaagttgaagccatggtttcaaaccccaaatcatgcctgtttggatgatttggggtttcaaaccatggtttcaaatcatgacTGAAAACGCATGTCCAAATTCAGATTGTGCATTGCAGGACTCATTTTTGTGGTTGGAGCTCGAAAAATGGAATTCATTGGTAATTTCGGGAGCTCGAATCCGAAATCTCTAATTAAGAATGGAGAGATTTCAACAATCTCACCATTACCCATGTTGA carries:
- the LOC132635444 gene encoding uncharacterized protein LOC132635444 produces the protein MDKVQFPNSIIISPKCHIFGHSTTTCFDNVRVSNGSLKKPKFLHCISLLSSASTACFHCLIRGKSVNKRSTGASFVVSKMAGIDGSTATSDARTGNMIFEPILEDGVVRFDCSADDRNAAFPSFSFVDPKVRETPIMSIHKVPSYIPTFECVMGQQIVKIELPPGTSFYGTGEVSGQLERTGKRILTWNTDAWGYGPGTTSLYQSHPWVLAVLPGGETLGVLADTQNRCEIDLRQESSIKFISRQSYSVITFGPFPSPTDVLVSLSHAIGTVFMPPKWSLGYHQCRWSYVPDARVREIARTFREKKIPCDVIWIDIDYMNGFRCFTFEKERFPDPKSLVEELHQSGFKAIWMLDPGIKSEKGYFVYDSGSEADVWVQTADGRPYIGDVWPGPCVFPDFTQSKARSWWANLVKDFISNGVDGIWNDMNEPAIFKTVTKTMPESNIHRGDAEFGGSQNHSYYHNVYGMLMARSTYEGMKLANGNKRPFVLTRAGFVGSQRYAATWTGDNLSTWEHLQMSIPMVLQLGLSGQPLTGPDIGGFAGNATPRMFGRWMGVGSLFPFCRAHSEADTNDHEPWSFGEECEEVCRLALERRYRLLPHIYTLFYLAHTRGTPVAAPIFFADPKDPELRKYENSFLLGPILIYASTQRDEELGTVHHKLPRGIWLSFDFDDSHPDLPALYLRGGSIIPVGPLYQHVGQANPSDDLTLLIALDENGKAEGLLFEDDGDGYEYRQAGYLLTTYVAELQASVVTVQISKIEGKWRRPNRRLHVRVLLGKGAMLDAWGSDGEIIQLAMPSETDVSNLVSASEEKYRNCLESAKRIPDVETVSGHKGVELSRTPVVLKSGDWELKVVPWIGGRILSMDHISSGTQWLHSRVEINGYEEYSGRDYRSAGCTEEYSVVERDLEQEGESESLKLEGDIGGGLVMERYISLPKDNSKVFRIDSGIVARAVGAGSGGYSRLVCLRVHPMFTLLHPTESYVSFTSINGSKHELWPESEEQVFEGDLLPKGEWMLVDRCLGLGLVNRFNIDQVYKCMVHWGTGTVNLELWSEERPVSKESPLKISHEYEVQKIA